The window CCGGTGGACGCTTCCCTGCCGGCATGCCCTGAGGCTACCCGGGCGGTGTGACGGAAACGCGGTCCTGACACCCGATCGGGTGACAGCGATTCGGGGGTCCCCGCCGACCTCCTACGTATGCGACGCCCGTCCCGTCCCCGCCGTCTCGCCGCCGTGCTCGCCGCGGCCTGCGCCGCGCTGGGCGTCGGACTCGTCGCGCCCGCCCCGGCGACGGCGTTCCAGTCGATGTACGGCGTGCGGCTCAACGCCGTCGAGGCCCGCCTCGCCGCCCTCATCAACTCGGCGCGCACCAGCCGCGGCATCCCCGCGCTGACCGTGACCGCGGGCACCACCGACCTCGCGCGCGACTGGTCGTACAACCAGGCCGTGCAGAACCGGCTGTACCACAACCCGAACCTCGTGGCGGGCGTCGAGAGCCGGGGCAGCCGCGACTGGCGCGCCGTCGCGGAGAACGTCGGCCGCGGCTGGGACGCGACGAGCCTGTTCAACGCGTACATGAACTCCCCCGGCCACCGCGCGAACATCCTCGACCGGAGCCTGCGCTACCTCGGCATCGGCTGGGTCGAGCGCCCCGACGGCTCCGGCTACAACACGCAGGTGTTCGTGGACCAGTACTCCACGGCGTACGGCCGCACCCGCAAGCCCGCCGTCGGCGGCCTCAAGGACACCCGCACGCCGACCGCCAACATGCAGGTCGCGTCGTTCGAGGGCTGGGACCCGCGGGCGTACGTCGTCCGCTCCGGCTCCGGCATCGCCACCGGCGGCCCGTACTTCCCCTCCCCCGCGACCGGCGACCAGAGCGTGCGGTTCGCGGTCAGGGAGACGCTCGTCTCCAGCGGCGGCTACGCCGAGATGCGCGTCCGGGACGCGCTCGACCTGCGGCACGCCACCGGCATCAGGGTGAAGGTGTCGGCCGTGACCTCCTCGGGCAGGCCGGTGACGCTGCAGGTGGGCACGCGGCGCGAGCTCGGGTCGCACGTCGTCCTCGGGACCGTGGTCGTGCCGAGCGGCGGGTCGTTCGTGACCGTGACGCTGCCGCTGCCCTCGGGCACCAAGAACTTCCGCAACGCCCTCTACGTCGCCGTGACCCGCCACGCGCTGCACGCCCTGAGCGGCTCGCTGTCGGACAGGCGAGTGTCGGTGCGGGTCTCCGACATCACGGTGATCGTCTAGCTAGATCGAGAGCGCTTCGCGGCCCTCGGCCGTGATGAGGGTGCTCGGTGCCGTGCCGACGGCGGTGACGTTCTCGCCGTCCAGCAGCACTCCCGACGCCTCGGGGATGCCGAGCAGGTCGACGCCCTTCGCCAGCAGCAGCGCCTCCCAGTCCGGTCGCGGCCCGCCGTAGTGCGGGACGACCGCGAAGTCGGGTACGGCGCCGAGACCGCTGCCGGCGTGCATGCCGTTCTCCCGCAGGAAGGTCCAGGCGCAGAGCAGCATCGCGCCCGCGCTGGAGCCGGCGACGACGCGGTCCGGGTCTTCTACGGCGGCTGTGACCGCGGCGCCGAGCTCGGTGCCGACGAGGGCTCTGCGCAGCCGGTCGGGCGAGCCGCCGGGGAGGTAGAGGAGCGCGGCCCTGCTCGCGGCCTCGTGCGGCTTCTCCGGGTCGG is drawn from Frankiaceae bacterium and contains these coding sequences:
- a CDS encoding CAP domain-containing protein; translated protein: MRRPSRPRRLAAVLAAACAALGVGLVAPAPATAFQSMYGVRLNAVEARLAALINSARTSRGIPALTVTAGTTDLARDWSYNQAVQNRLYHNPNLVAGVESRGSRDWRAVAENVGRGWDATSLFNAYMNSPGHRANILDRSLRYLGIGWVERPDGSGYNTQVFVDQYSTAYGRTRKPAVGGLKDTRTPTANMQVASFEGWDPRAYVVRSGSGIATGGPYFPSPATGDQSVRFAVRETLVSSGGYAEMRVRDALDLRHATGIRVKVSAVTSSGRPVTLQVGTRRELGSHVVLGTVVVPSGGSFVTVTLPLPSGTKNFRNALYVAVTRHALHALSGSLSDRRVSVRVSDITVIV
- a CDS encoding Type 1 glutamine amidotransferase-like domain-containing protein, with the protein product MGLICLQGGNELTPACRDMDALLLDAAGGGPVAVLPLANDLGHEYDSTAADAVRHFTALGATDVLVADPEKPHEAASRAALLYLPGGSPDRLRRALVGTELGAAVTAAVEDPDRVVAGSSAGAMLLCAWTFLRENGMHAGSGLGAVPDFAVVPHYGGPRPDWEALLLAKGVDLLGIPEASGVLLDGENVTAVGTAPSTLITAEGREALSI